The following nucleotide sequence is from Salinigranum halophilum.
TTCCCTCCTGGCGCGGATGGACGAGGTCAAGCGCGAAGCGGGTGTGGCCGAGTGGCACGCTGGACTGTCGCTCTGACCCCGTGACGAGTCGTTCGTGAAGCACGTGCGCCGTCGTTTCAACATCCCTTTATCGGATGAATCCTCACCACGACACAGACATGAGCACGCAGGTCGTCGTTCTCGGCTCGGGGTACGCCGGGACGGGCGCGATACAGCGCCTCGAGAAGGAACTCGACGGTGATGCGGATATCACGTGGGTATCGGAGCACGACTATCACCTCGTCTTACACGAGGTCCACCGATGCATCAGCAACCCGAGCGCCGAGTCGAAGGTGGCCATCCCCGTCGACGAGGTGAAGTCGCCGTCGACGGAGTTCGTCCAGGGACGGGTCACGGACGTCGACGTCGACGAGCGCACCGTCGCGCTCGACGACGGCACCGACGTCGACTACGACTACCTCCTCGTCGCCCTCGGGAGTACGACCGCCTTCTACGGCATCGAAGGTCTCGAGGAGTACTCGCTCGAACTGAAGGGCCTCGACGACGCTCGCGAGATCCACCAGAAGGTCTCGGACGCCGCGGCGGACGCGACCGCATCCGACCCCGCGAGCATCGTCATCGGCGGGGCCGGCCTCTCGGGCATCCAGACCGCCGGTGAGGTCGCGGAGTACCGCGACGACCACGACGCTTCCCTCGACATCCACCTCGTGGAAGGGCTCGACCAGGTGCTCCCGAACATGGACCCCGAACTCCAGGGCGCGCTACGCCGTCGCCTCGAAGACCGCGACATCAACATCAAGTGCGGCGAGTTCGTCTCGAAGGTCGACGAGGAGACCATCTACATCGGCGGCGGCGAGGACGAAGCGCCCGAGGAGCTCCCCTACGACGTCTTCGTCTGGACCGGTGGCATCACCGGCCAGCCCGAGATGGCCGGCTGCGGCGTCGAGAAGGACGAGCGCTCGAACCGCGTCCACGCCAGTTCGGACTTCCAGACCTCGAACGACCGCGTGTTCGCCCTCGGCGACTCCGCGCTCGTCGAACAGGGTCCCGACGCCATCGCGCCGCCGACCGCCCAGGCCGCCTGGCAGGCCGCCGAGGTCGCCGGCGAGAACCTCGCCCGGGTCGTACGCGGCCAGCCGCTGAAGACGTGGACGCACAAGGACAAGGGGACCGTCGTCTCCGTCGGCGAAGACGCCGTCGCCCACGACGTCGACGGCGTCCCCATCAACGTCTTCGGCGGAAAACCCGCCCAGCTCTTGAAGAAGGGAATCGCCACGAAGTGGATCGCCGACGTCGCGAGCGTCTCACGCGCCATCGACGCGTGGGGCGACATGTAACACGGGGACACGCCCGACGGGTCCGCGGGTCGTCTTCGAACCGGTCTCTGTTTCGTTCGCTGTCGACACAGGCTCCCACAAGCCTCGGCTCACGGCGGCGGGTCGTCGTCACGCGGTGACGACAGTCGTTCCTCGGATGACAAACAGCGCGTCGACTCAGTGTGCGGACTCGCCGACCGGGGCCTCCATCCCATCGATTCGGAGGATGAGGATGTTGTTCGTGTCGTCCTTGCCGTCGACGGTCCCGCGGATGACGAGTTTCGAGAGCGGCGTCGGCCCAACTTGGACGTCATCACCCTCGTGGAAGTCGCGGACCGACCCCTGGACGTGAATCTCCGCGCGGCACAGTTCGGGGTGGTGGACGCTGGAGAGGTCGATGCCGTCGACGTTGACGCCCTCGACCTGTTCGTCGTTGTGGAACAGCGGGACCGACGCCGGCTCGTCCATCTGGTCGACGTCGAGCGCCTCGTACGCGTTCGCCGTCGGCTTGTAGCCGCCTTTCGGCCCCGGTACTCCCTCGACCAACTGCAGCGCCTTCAGGCTCTGCATCTGGTTACGGATGGTGCCCGGGTTGCGGTTCACCTCTTCGGCGATGTCCTCGCCTTTCACTGCGCTCTCGGACTCGCGGTAGAGGTTGATTAGTGCAGTCAGAATGGTCTTCTGACTCGACGTAAGTTCGATTGATGACATAGCACTTACTTCGTGGGTAGCCTCCTTAAATTCGATGGATGGGCTAGCACACAAACAGCCACGATGCGGTTACTGTGGCCTTTTTTCACACACCGTATCGCTGGTTCCATCCGGTGCGGCCGGGGCGGCTCCGGTGACCGTAACGGCTATCTCGCGCGTCTGTCACGGTTCGTGTATGACACGTCGCGTCCGAATCCTCGGAGCGCCGACCGACTACGGGGCGAACCGTCGTGGAGTCGACATGGGACCCTCCGCTATCAGATACGCCGGTCTCGCGTCGGCGCTCGAGGCCGCCGGAACGAGCTGTCACGATGCGGGTGACCTCTCGGTCCCGCGGATGGAAGAACGCGACCCCGACGCCGAAGAACCGCCCGCCGGGACGGCGCGATTCCTCCGTGAGACGCGGGAGGTGTGTACGGCGCTCGCCGACCGCGTCGCCGACAGCATCGACGCGGGTGCGACGCCGCTCGCACTCGGCGGCGACCACTCCATCGCCATCGGCTCGCTCGTCGGGTCGGCACGAGACGCGCGCATCGGTGCCATCTGGTTCGACGCCCACGGCGACATGAACACCCCGACGACCTCGCCGAGCGGGAACGTCCACGGGATGCCGCTCGCGGCCGCACTCGGTGTCGGCGACTTCTCCGAGGCGGCGTACGACTGGGCGAACGCCGTCGGCCTCGACGCCTCGAACGTCGTCCTCGTCGGGCTGCGGTCGCTCGACGACGACGAACGGGCCGCTATCCACGACTCGGACGTGACGGCCTACACCATGTCCGACATCGACGAACGCGGTATCGCCGACGTGGTCGACGACGCGCTCGCCGTCGCCACCGCCGGAACCGACGGCATCCACGTCTCGCTCGACCTCGACTGGCTCGACCCGACGGTCGCTCCAGGGGTGGGGACGCCCGTCCGTGGCGGCGTCACCTACCGCGAGGCGCACCTCGCGATGGAAGCCGTCGCCCGGAGCGGGGACCTGCGGTCGATGGAGCTCGTCGAGGTCAACCCGGTCCTCGACCAGCACAACGAGACCGCATCGCTCTCCGTCGAACTCGCCGCGAGCGCGTTCGGCAAGCGAGTGCTCTGAACCGAGCGCGTCGGACGTGGACGACGGCGGGTGGTCGGACCGTTCGGCGGTCTCTCAGCGGAAGTCTGCGTCGAAGACGTGCACCGCGCCCGTCGTGACGACGACCGGGTGTCCCCAGAGGGTCGCCGAGAAGCGGACGCTCTCGTCGGCCGTCTCGACGAGTTCGTCGAGCGCGTCCGGGTCGACGAGGTCGGCCAGTCGTTCGTCGTTCCCGACGAGGTCGACGTCGAGGCGCTCGAAGGCGTGCAGAATGGCCTTCGACGGCGGCACGTGCGTGAGCGGTTCACGAGCGATGACAGACTCGTCGGGGCGGGCGTCGGCTGAGTCACTCGTGTTCATGAGACAACACTGTCTGGTAGTGGAGTGTGTATCAACGATAGTTAATGTTTTGTTTCGTATAATGTTATTGAGTCTGATAATAGCGGCGGTCAGTCCGCGTCGGCGTCCCCGTCGCCGGCGTCGGCCACCGCCTCCTCCGCCGGTTCGTCCTCGGCGGCCGTCTGTGCCACCGCAGCGGGGATAACGGAGACAGCGCCGACGGCGTCGCCTGCTTCGACGTCCATCACCGTCACGCCCTTGGTGTTCCGGCTGATGACCGAGAGGTCGTCGACCGCCGTCCGGATAATCTGTCCGTTCTCGCTCATCACGACGATATGGTCGCCGTGGCCGACAGTCTCGATCGTGCAGACGGGACCGTTTCTCCCTTCGGTCTTGATGTCGATGAGTCCCTTGCCGTTGCGCGACTGCGTGCGGTAGTCGGCGATCTTCGTCCGCTTCCCGTACCCGTTCTCGGTGACGGTGAGCGTCCAGTCGTGGCGCTCTTCGTCGACGGCCGCGAGTCCGGCGACGCGGTCGCCCTCTCTGAGGTCGATGCCGCCGACCCCGCGGGCGCTGCGGCCCATCGCGCGGACCTCCGTCTCGTCGAAGCGGATGCTCATCCCCCGTTCGGAGGCGACGATGAGGTCGTGTCTGCCGTCGGTGACCTCGACGTCGGCCAACTCGTCGCCCGCTTCGAGCGTGATGGCTCGGATGCCCGTCGAGAGGATGTTCTGGAAGCGGTCGACGTTCGTCCGCTTGACTCTCCCACCCCGGGTGACCATCGTCAGGAACTTCTCGTCTCCCCCCTCGCCGTCGCCCATCTCGAGGTCGTCGCAGTTGACGACGGCCTGTATCTCCTCGCCGGCGTCGAGGTCGAGGTAGTTGACGAGCGCACTGCCTCGCGTGTACCGGGTTTCGGGTCGTGGGAGCATGTACGTCTTCAGCTTGTACACCTGTCCCTGGTCGGTGAAACAGAGGAGATAGTCGTGGGTGTTGGCGACGAAGACGCTCGCCACCTTGTCACCCTGTTTCAACTCGCTCCCGATGATTCCCTTCCCGCCGCGGCGCTGGGCGCGGAACCACGACAGCGGCATCTGTTTCACGTAGTCGTCCTCGGTGACGACGACGACCACGTCTTCCTCGGGGACGAGGTCCTCGCGCGTCACCTCGCCGTCGTCCTCGACGAAGTTCGTCCGCCGCTCGTCGGCGTACTCGTCTTTGATGTCGAGCAGTTCCTCCTCGATGACGCCGAGCAGTTCGGACTCGTCGCCGAGAATCTCTTCGAGCCGCTCGATGGTGGCCTGGACCTCCTCGTACTCGGTCTCGATTGCCGCCGTCTCCATCGACGTCAACGAGCCGAGCTGCATCGAGACGATGTGGTCGACCTGCGCCTCCGAGAAGTCGTACTCGTCGATGAGCGCCTCTTTCGCACCGTCGCGGTCGTCGGCGTCGCGGATGAGGTCGACCACGCTGTCGACGTGTTCGAGCGCCGTGAGCCGCCCTTCGAGGATGTGTGCGCGGTCTTCCGCCTCGGCGAGGTCGTACTCCGACCGCCGACGGACGACCTCTTTCCGGTGTTCGAGGTATTCGACGAGCGTCTCCTTGAGGTCCAACACCCGGGGTTCGCCGTCGACGAGGGCGAGGTTGATGACGCCGAACGTCGACTCCAGGTGCGAGGAGAGCAGGTGGTTCTTCACCAGCTGGGGGTCGGCGTTGCGCTTGAGTTCGATGACGACGCGGATGCCGTCCCGGTCGGACTCGTCGCGGATGTCGCGAATCCCCTCCAGGGAGCCGTCGTTGACGTCGTCGGCGATGCGCTTGATGAGCCGCGCCTTGTTCTCCTGGTAGGGAAGCTCGTTGATGACGATACGCTCGTCGGTGACGTCGAAGTCGGCGCGGACGCGAACGCGGCCTCGACCCGTCGTGTACGCCTTGTAGACGGCGTTCTTGCCGACGATGTTCGCGCCCGTCGGGAAGTCCGGGCCCTTGATGGGTCCGTCAGAGCCGTTGCCGCGCCCGTCGCGGGTGTCGATGAGGTCTTCGACGCCGCAGTCAGGGTCGTCGATGAGTTCGACGGTCGCGTCGATGACCTCGCCCAGGTTGTGCGGCGGGATGTTCGTCGACATACCTACGGCGATTCCGGACGAGCCGTTCACGAGGAGGTTCGGGAACGACGCGGGGAGGACGGTCGGTTCCTGCTTGCGGTCGTCGTAGTTCGCCTGGAAGTCGACGGTGTCCTTCTCGATGTCTTCCAGCAGTTCCTCGGCAATCGATGACATCCGCGCCTCGGTGTACCGCATGGCGGCCGCGGGGTCGCCGTCGACGGAGCCGAAGTTCCCCTGGCCGTCGACGAGCGGGTAGCGCATGGAGAAGTCCTGCGCCATCCGGGTGAGGGTGTCGTAGATTGCGGAGTCGCCGTGCGGGTGGTAATCACCCATCGTCTCGCCCACGATGGACGAGGACTTCCGGTGGGAGGAGCCCGAGGTGACGCCCGCCTGGTGCATCGCGTAGAGGATGCGCCGGTGGACCGGCTTGAGGCCGTCACGGACGTCGGGGAGCGCTCTCCCCGCGATGACGGACATGGCGTAGTCGATGTACGACTGCTCCATCTCCTGTTCGATGCGGGCGTTCTCGACCTGTGCGGCGATCTTGGGTTCGGGGTCGGGTTCGGAGCTCATCTCAGATGTCCACCCACTCGGCGTCGGTCGCGTGTTCTTTGATGAACTGCTTGCGCGGTTCGACCGCGTCGCCCATCAGGACGTTGAACATCCGGTCGGCGGCGGCGGCGTCCTCGACGGTGATCTGTTTCAACACGCGGTTCTCGGGGTTCATCGTCGTCTCCCAGAGCTGTTCGGGGTTCATCTCGCCGAGGCCCTTGAACCGCTGGACCTGCGTCGGGTTCCCGTTACACTGTTCTTGGATGATGCGGTCCCGTTCGGCCTCGGTCATCGCGTCGTACGTCTGGCCCCGGTATCTGACGCGGTACAGCGGGGGTTTGGCCGCGTAGACGTAGCCCGCCTCGACGAGCGGCCGCATGTACCGGTACAGAAGCGTCAGGAGGAGCGTCCGGATGTGTGCCCCGTCGACGTCGGCGTCGGTCATCACGATGATGCGGTGGTACCTGGCCTCGGAGACGTCGAAGTCCTCGCCGACACCCGCGCCGATGGCCGTGATGAGCGAGCGGATCTCCTCGTTCTCGAGGATGCGGTCGAGGCGGTGTTTCTCGACGTTCAGGATCTTCCCTCTGAGGGGCAAGATGGCCTGGAACGAGCGGTCCCGGCCCTGTTTCGCACTCCCTCCGGCGGAGTCGCCCTCGACGATGAACAGCTCCGATTCGGTGGGGTCGCGGTTCTGGCAGTCGGCCAACTTCCCGGGGAGCGCCGTGGATTCGAGCGCCGACTTCCGTCGGGTGAGCTCCTTGGCCTTCTTCGCGGCCATCCGGGCCTTCGCGGCCTCGACGGCCTTCATGACGACCGACTGAGCGACGTCCGGATGCTCCTCGAAGTAGGTTCCCAGTTTGTCGTTGGTGACCGTCTCGGTGATGCCTCGTACCTCGGAGTTCCCCAGTTTCGTCTTCGTCTGGCCCTCGAACTGCGGGTCGGGATGTTTGACCGAGAGCACGGCCGTGAGCCCCTCGCGGACGTCCTCTCCTTTCAGTGTGGAGTCGAGGTCCGAGAGCATGTCGTGACGCTCGGCGTAGTCGTTGACCGTGCGCGTCAGCGCCGTCTTGAACCCTGTCAGGTGAGTCCCGCCCTCGCGCGTGTTGATGTTGTTTGCGAAGGCGTGGATAGAGGGCTGGACCTCGTCGGTCGCCTGGATGGCGACCTCGACGTGGATGCCGTTCTGTTCGTCCTCGTAGTAGATGATGTCGTCGTGCAGCGTCGTCTTCGTCTCGTTGATGTAGTCGACGAACGCCTTGATGCCGCCCTCGTACTCGAAGACGTCGGACTCGCCGGTGGCCTCGTCCTCGATAGAGATACGGACGCCGGAGTTGAGGAAGGCGAGTTCGCGGAGCCGGTTCGCGATGGTGTCGTAGTCGAACTCGGTCGTGTCGAATATCTCGCCGTCGGGCCAGAAGCGCACGGTCGTCCCGGTGTCCTCGTCCGGTTCGAGGTCGCGGACGCGCTGGAAGGCGTCCTCCTCGGGGATACCGTGGTCGAAGCGGTGGGTCCAGACGCCGCCGTCGCGTCGGACCTCGACCTCGAGCCACTTCGACAGCGCGTTGACGACGGAGACGCCCACGCCGTGCAGGCCGCCGGAGACAGAGTACGAGTCCTTGTTGAACTTCCCGCCGGCGTGGAGGACGGTCATCACGACCTCCACAGCCGGTCTGTCGTACTTCTTGTGGGTGTCGACGGGAATCCCCCGCCCGTTGTCGGTGACGCTCACCGACCCGTCCTCGTGGACGACGACGTCGATGTCGTCACAGTAGCCCGCGAGCGCCTCGTCGATCGAGTTGTCGACAACCTCGTAGACGAGATGATGTAGGCCCCGAGACCCCGTCGAGCCGATGAACATCCCCGGTCGTTGCCGGACCGGTTCCAGATCCTCGAGAGCCTGGATCTGGTCGGCTCCGTATTCGGTTTCTCCTGACATAGAATCTGAATTCAGCTAGGACACCGGCTTGCTTAAACCCTCGCACGCGCGCGTGCATCAACATGAAGAAGCGTTCGCAACAACGAAACTGACGACCGGGAATCACCAAGATATCTTGGTCGCGCTCCGGTCGGAGTGGACTCCGCGGAGCAACATAAGTGTCGCTCGCGCGGCGACGGCAGCGCCCGTTTCGACGGGGGCAGCCGTCGGACGGTTCGCGCTAACAGTCGACACAGTGCTGGAACGAATCGGCCGCCGACCGGCTACCGACGTCGTGAGCCCCACGATTTTACTTTCACCGTACCAGCGGAGAGTTCTTAACGGTCGGTACGGAAGGGGTGGACAGACGATGACCTCGATACAGTCGACACTCGGCGAGGGAGACAAGGATATCGCCGAGGAGTTGGCCAAAGGCCAACGAGAGATATCCATCGCCGAGTTCTTCGAGAAGAACAAGCACATGCTCGGGTTCGACTCG
It contains:
- a CDS encoding NAD(P)/FAD-dependent oxidoreductase, whose translation is MSTQVVVLGSGYAGTGAIQRLEKELDGDADITWVSEHDYHLVLHEVHRCISNPSAESKVAIPVDEVKSPSTEFVQGRVTDVDVDERTVALDDGTDVDYDYLLVALGSTTAFYGIEGLEEYSLELKGLDDAREIHQKVSDAAADATASDPASIVIGGAGLSGIQTAGEVAEYRDDHDASLDIHLVEGLDQVLPNMDPELQGALRRRLEDRDINIKCGEFVSKVDEETIYIGGGEDEAPEELPYDVFVWTGGITGQPEMAGCGVEKDERSNRVHASSDFQTSNDRVFALGDSALVEQGPDAIAPPTAQAAWQAAEVAGENLARVVRGQPLKTWTHKDKGTVVSVGEDAVAHDVDGVPINVFGGKPAQLLKKGIATKWIADVASVSRAIDAWGDM
- a CDS encoding Rrf2 family transcriptional regulator encodes the protein MSSIELTSSQKTILTALINLYRESESAVKGEDIAEEVNRNPGTIRNQMQSLKALQLVEGVPGPKGGYKPTANAYEALDVDQMDEPASVPLFHNDEQVEGVNVDGIDLSSVHHPELCRAEIHVQGSVRDFHEGDDVQVGPTPLSKLVIRGTVDGKDDTNNILILRIDGMEAPVGESAH
- the rocF gene encoding arginase, producing the protein MTRRVRILGAPTDYGANRRGVDMGPSAIRYAGLASALEAAGTSCHDAGDLSVPRMEERDPDAEEPPAGTARFLRETREVCTALADRVADSIDAGATPLALGGDHSIAIGSLVGSARDARIGAIWFDAHGDMNTPTTSPSGNVHGMPLAAALGVGDFSEAAYDWANAVGLDASNVVLVGLRSLDDDERAAIHDSDVTAYTMSDIDERGIADVVDDALAVATAGTDGIHVSLDLDWLDPTVAPGVGTPVRGGVTYREAHLAMEAVARSGDLRSMELVEVNPVLDQHNETASLSVELAASAFGKRVL
- a CDS encoding HalOD1 output domain-containing protein, with the protein product MNTSDSADARPDESVIAREPLTHVPPSKAILHAFERLDVDLVGNDERLADLVDPDALDELVETADESVRFSATLWGHPVVVTTGAVHVFDADFR
- the gyrA gene encoding DNA gyrase subunit A — encoded protein: MSSEPDPEPKIAAQVENARIEQEMEQSYIDYAMSVIAGRALPDVRDGLKPVHRRILYAMHQAGVTSGSSHRKSSSIVGETMGDYHPHGDSAIYDTLTRMAQDFSMRYPLVDGQGNFGSVDGDPAAAMRYTEARMSSIAEELLEDIEKDTVDFQANYDDRKQEPTVLPASFPNLLVNGSSGIAVGMSTNIPPHNLGEVIDATVELIDDPDCGVEDLIDTRDGRGNGSDGPIKGPDFPTGANIVGKNAVYKAYTTGRGRVRVRADFDVTDERIVINELPYQENKARLIKRIADDVNDGSLEGIRDIRDESDRDGIRVVIELKRNADPQLVKNHLLSSHLESTFGVINLALVDGEPRVLDLKETLVEYLEHRKEVVRRRSEYDLAEAEDRAHILEGRLTALEHVDSVVDLIRDADDRDGAKEALIDEYDFSEAQVDHIVSMQLGSLTSMETAAIETEYEEVQATIERLEEILGDESELLGVIEEELLDIKDEYADERRTNFVEDDGEVTREDLVPEEDVVVVVTEDDYVKQMPLSWFRAQRRGGKGIIGSELKQGDKVASVFVANTHDYLLCFTDQGQVYKLKTYMLPRPETRYTRGSALVNYLDLDAGEEIQAVVNCDDLEMGDGEGGDEKFLTMVTRGGRVKRTNVDRFQNILSTGIRAITLEAGDELADVEVTDGRHDLIVASERGMSIRFDETEVRAMGRSARGVGGIDLREGDRVAGLAAVDEERHDWTLTVTENGYGKRTKIADYRTQSRNGKGLIDIKTEGRNGPVCTIETVGHGDHIVVMSENGQIIRTAVDDLSVISRNTKGVTVMDVEAGDAVGAVSVIPAAVAQTAAEDEPAEEAVADAGDGDADAD
- the gyrB gene encoding DNA topoisomerase (ATP-hydrolyzing) subunit B; this translates as MSGETEYGADQIQALEDLEPVRQRPGMFIGSTGSRGLHHLVYEVVDNSIDEALAGYCDDIDVVVHEDGSVSVTDNGRGIPVDTHKKYDRPAVEVVMTVLHAGGKFNKDSYSVSGGLHGVGVSVVNALSKWLEVEVRRDGGVWTHRFDHGIPEEDAFQRVRDLEPDEDTGTTVRFWPDGEIFDTTEFDYDTIANRLRELAFLNSGVRISIEDEATGESDVFEYEGGIKAFVDYINETKTTLHDDIIYYEDEQNGIHVEVAIQATDEVQPSIHAFANNINTREGGTHLTGFKTALTRTVNDYAERHDMLSDLDSTLKGEDVREGLTAVLSVKHPDPQFEGQTKTKLGNSEVRGITETVTNDKLGTYFEEHPDVAQSVVMKAVEAAKARMAAKKAKELTRRKSALESTALPGKLADCQNRDPTESELFIVEGDSAGGSAKQGRDRSFQAILPLRGKILNVEKHRLDRILENEEIRSLITAIGAGVGEDFDVSEARYHRIIVMTDADVDGAHIRTLLLTLLYRYMRPLVEAGYVYAAKPPLYRVRYRGQTYDAMTEAERDRIIQEQCNGNPTQVQRFKGLGEMNPEQLWETTMNPENRVLKQITVEDAAAADRMFNVLMGDAVEPRKQFIKEHATDAEWVDI